The window TCCCTGCCAGCCGGCGAGACGGTCCTGTCCTTCGAGGCCGTCGGCTCCGGGTCGCGCGTGACCGTCCGGTCGTCGTTCGGGTCCACCGCCGACCTCGAGACCATGATCGACATGGGCATGGTCGACGGGTACGAGCAGGCCTTCGGACAGCTGGACACCGTCCTCGCCGACCTGCGCGAGGACGCCCTCGGCACGGGCACCGTCACCGAGCTGGTCGACGACACCCACGTCCGCATCACGCGGGCCTTCGCGGCGCCGCGCCACCTGCTGTGGCGGGCGCACACCGAACCCGAGCTCGTCCGGCGGTGGCTGCTCGGTCCGGACGGGTGGGAGATGACGGTGTACGAGAACGACCTGACGCCGGGTGGCACGTTCCGGCAGGCGTGGGCGCCGACGGGTGGCACCGAGGGGGAACCGTTCGGGTTCGAGGGCGAGAACCTCGTCGTGGAGTCGGAGCGCCGGATCGTGTCGACCGAGCGGATGACGGGTGCCCCGTTCCCGCCGAACACGAACGACCTGCAGTTCGACGAGGCCGACGGCGTCACCCTGGTGACGCTGCTCGTCACCTACCCCGACCGGGCGCAGCGGGACGTGGTCCTCGCCACCGGCATGACCGACGGCATGGAGACCAGTTACCAGCGTCTGGAACGCGAGGTCCTGTCCGCCACGTGACCCCAGGACGGACGGGAGGCCCGGTTCCAGCTGGCACCGGGCCTCCCGTCCGTCACGCGGAAGCGACAGATCCCCGCGAACGTTCCGCGGGGATCTGTCGCGTTCGCGGGTGGGTCGGACCGGTCAGGCGGGCGTGGTCGCCTCGTAGTGGCGCGCGCCGCCGCGCACACCGGCGAACCGGTACGGCCCTGCGGTGACGCGCGGACGCTCGACGTCGTCGCTCGTCGCGGCGCCGGTCGCGTGCAGCTCGCGGTAGGCGTCCACGGTCAGCGGGACGCGGGCGGACAACAGCTGTCGGACCCGGCCGACGCGACGGTGGTCGCGGTACGACGGCTGCACGATGCCGGTGAGGAGCTCGCCGACGCTGCCGGAACCGTAACTGAACAGGGCGATGCGCTCCCCCGCCAGGTCCTCGTCGAGGTCGAGCAGTGCTGCGAGCCCGATCCAGAGCGACGCCGTGTACGTGTTGCCGGTCTGCTTGTTGTACGTGAAGCCGACGAACAGCTCCGACTCGTCGAAGGGCACACCCACGTGCTGCGTCAGCTTCCGGTGGGCCTTGAGCGCCATCTTCGTGAACGGCTGGTGGTGGACGAAGCGCACGATGTCCTCGTACGCGGGGCCGCCCTGGTCCGCCAGGTCGTCCCACGCGCCGACGAACGCGTCGACGTAGGCGCTCACGGACAGGCGGCCGTCGACCAGCGCCGTCGACCGGTCGTTCGGGCGCCAGAAGTCGTCGACGTCCGCGGTGAAGACACCGGCGGCCGGCTCGATCTCGATCAGGTCGGGGTCGGCGGACACCAGGATCGCGGCGGCGCCGGCACCCTGCGTGGGCTCGGCGGCGGTGTCGACGTCGTAGCGCGCGACGTCGGCGGCGATCACGAGGACCCGCTCGCCCGGCGCCCGGGCGATGATGCCGAGGGCGAGCTGGACGGCGGCCATCCCGCCGTAGCAGGCCTGCTTCAGCTCGACGACGCGGACGTTCTTCGGCAGGCCGAGCAGGCCGTGCACGAAGACGCCGGCGGCCTTGGACTGGTCGACGCCGGACTCGGTGGCGAACAGCACGGTGCGGATGCCCTCGACGCCGTGGCGGTCGATGACCTCCTTGGCCGCGGCGGCGCCCATCGTGACGATGTCCTCGTCCGGGGCGGGCACGCTGAAGGCGTCCTGGCCGATGCCGACGTGGTACTTCGCCGGGTCGACGCCGAGGCGCTCGGCCAGGTCGTCGAGTTCGAGCACGTGGTGCCCGGTCGCGATGGCGATGTCGTGGATGCCGATGCGCAGTGCGCCGTTCGCCGTCATGCTGCACCTCCGGCGGGCTTCGCGCCGCGTCGCTCCATGGCGACGTGGGCGGCCATCAGCTCACCCGGGTTCGTCTGGGCGGCGAGGAGCGAGAGCTCCCCGCACAGCACCGTGGCGGCGCAGAGTGCGGCGAGACGACGGGCGTTCGCACCGGGCTCGCGGTCCTCACGACAGCCGAGCCGCACCAGGGCGTCCTCGACGACGGGCAGGTCCCCACCCTTGCCGTTGCCGACGGTGCCGACGATCAAGTGCGGCAGCGAGGTGGCGAAGTACAGGTCGCCGTCGCGGTTCTCGGCACTCGTGATGCCCTGCGAGCCCTCGACGATGTTGGCGGCGTCCTGCCCGGTGGCCAGGTAGAAACCGAGCAGCATGTTCGCGTAGTGGGCGTTCGCGGAGCGCAGGGCGCCGGCGATGGTCGACCCGATCAGGTTCTTCGCGATGTTCAGTTCGACGATGCGCTCGGTGCTCGACCGCAGGCGCTTCTCGACGACCTCGCCGGGGATCACGATCTCGGCGATGGTGTTGCGGCCACGGCCACGGATGCCGTTCACGGCGGTGGCCTTCTTGTCGGTGCAGAAGTTGCCGGACACGGAGACGTACCGCAGGCCCGGCTGCCACGCCAGGATCGCCGGCAGGAGCTTGTCCGCCGCCTGCGTGACCATGTTGTGGCCGGAGGCGTCGCCCGTGGTGAACGCGAACCGCAGGAACAGCAGGTCGCCGACGATCTCCGGGTGCACCTCGATGAGCTTCGCGAACCGGCTCTGCCCGGCGACCAGCGCCTCGAGTTCGTCCTGTCGCGCCAGGATCTGCCCCGCAGCGACGTGCGCCGCGGCGGCACTGGCCGCGCGGACGACGACCGATCGGGTCATGCGCTCGTCGACGACGGTCGCGACGATGCCGTCGTCGACCATGCGCGAGATCCGGGCGCCACGGCCGACGGACGGCCAGAGCGGCGACTCGTACGTGGCGAGCGGGACCTCGTGCTCGCCCTGGACCGCGTTGCCGCTGATGCGGATCGGTCCGACCCACTTGGTCGGGATCGGCGTGAGCAGGTCACTCATCGAGGGCTCCTTCTGGTGCTCGCACCGCGACGCTGAGGTGTCTGATGTCGTGCGCCTCCCAGGCGCGGTGGATGCCGGCGGGGTCGGTGTCCGCCGGGACGAGCGCGATGCCGCAGTCGCCGCCACCGGCACCGGACGGCTTCGCCGCCCCGCCGGCCGCTTCGACGACGTCGCACAGGATCGCGAGGCGTTCGGTCTCGATCTTCGACCCGACCGAGTCGCCGAGGCGCTGCATGAGCACCCGGGCACGTCGGAGCGCATCGAGCGTCTGCTCCGCGTCGCCGGTCTGGAGGCCCGTGGTCAGGTCGTCGACGCAGCTCCGGCTCTCGTCGAGGAACGCCTGGTACCCGCCGTTGCGGTGTCGACGCACCACCCCGACGAGCTTCGTGGTCGAGGCCGGCGAGCCGGTCCAACCGACCAGGAGCTGCAGGTTCTCGGGGGCCGGGAGCCGCTGGACGTCGAACCCCGCCCACGCCTCGGCGTCGGTGAGGATGTCGGACACCCGGCGCTCGTCGACGAACGAGGCGAGGTGGTCGCGGTCCGGGGCGCTGTAGCGCAGCCAGCCGCCGAAGGTGCTGGCGGCCAGGTCGCCGCCGGATGCCCGCGGGTTCACCCGGATGGTGGCGAGCAGGGCGACCTGGAAGCGCTGCCGCTGGGTCAGGCCGATCCCGTAGAAGCGGTCCAGGGCACCGACCGTGGCGACGGTCACCGCCGCTGAGGACCCGAGCCCGAACTTCCGGCCGCTGGCGTCGTCGAGCTGGCTCTCGATGCGCAGGTCGTGGAACCGCGGCGCGATGCCCCGTTCGGCGCGGAGCTTCTCGACGAGGTCGA of the Curtobacterium sp. TC1 genome contains:
- a CDS encoding hydroxymethylglutaryl-CoA synthase, which produces MTANGALRIGIHDIAIATGHHVLELDDLAERLGVDPAKYHVGIGQDAFSVPAPDEDIVTMGAAAAKEVIDRHGVEGIRTVLFATESGVDQSKAAGVFVHGLLGLPKNVRVVELKQACYGGMAAVQLALGIIARAPGERVLVIAADVARYDVDTAAEPTQGAGAAAILVSADPDLIEIEPAAGVFTADVDDFWRPNDRSTALVDGRLSVSAYVDAFVGAWDDLADQGGPAYEDIVRFVHHQPFTKMALKAHRKLTQHVGVPFDESELFVGFTYNKQTGNTYTASLWIGLAALLDLDEDLAGERIALFSYGSGSVGELLTGIVQPSYRDHRRVGRVRQLLSARVPLTVDAYRELHATGAATSDDVERPRVTAGPYRFAGVRGGARHYEATTPA
- a CDS encoding phosphomevalonate kinase, whose amino-acid sequence is MIEFRAHGKLFVAGEYAVVEPGQPSVLIALDRAITARVSEAHGAGSVHSEEYGHLPLTWTRDEDGLALDREHHPYDYVMATIDLVEKLRAERGIAPRFHDLRIESQLDDASGRKFGLGSSAAVTVATVGALDRFYGIGLTQRQRFQVALLATIRVNPRASGGDLAASTFGGWLRYSAPDRDHLASFVDERRVSDILTDAEAWAGFDVQRLPAPENLQLLVGWTGSPASTTKLVGVVRRHRNGGYQAFLDESRSCVDDLTTGLQTGDAEQTLDALRRARVLMQRLGDSVGSKIETERLAILCDVVEAAGGAAKPSGAGGGDCGIALVPADTDPAGIHRAWEAHDIRHLSVAVRAPEGALDE
- a CDS encoding SRPBCC family protein, whose product is MPTTSVHTDPEALAMTLVAESTVPVERLWGAFADPRQLERFWGPPGFPATFTSFDLRPGGRADYRMTSPQGERFHAVWQVTEVDEPHRITVRDLFTDADGTVDDSLPAGETVLSFEAVGSGSRVTVRSSFGSTADLETMIDMGMVDGYEQAFGQLDTVLADLREDALGTGTVTELVDDTHVRITRAFAAPRHLLWRAHTEPELVRRWLLGPDGWEMTVYENDLTPGGTFRQAWAPTGGTEGEPFGFEGENLVVESERRIVSTERMTGAPFPPNTNDLQFDEADGVTLVTLLVTYPDRAQRDVVLATGMTDGMETSYQRLEREVLSAT
- a CDS encoding hydroxymethylglutaryl-CoA reductase — encoded protein: MSDLLTPIPTKWVGPIRISGNAVQGEHEVPLATYESPLWPSVGRGARISRMVDDGIVATVVDERMTRSVVVRAASAAAAHVAAGQILARQDELEALVAGQSRFAKLIEVHPEIVGDLLFLRFAFTTGDASGHNMVTQAADKLLPAILAWQPGLRYVSVSGNFCTDKKATAVNGIRGRGRNTIAEIVIPGEVVEKRLRSSTERIVELNIAKNLIGSTIAGALRSANAHYANMLLGFYLATGQDAANIVEGSQGITSAENRDGDLYFATSLPHLIVGTVGNGKGGDLPVVEDALVRLGCREDREPGANARRLAALCAATVLCGELSLLAAQTNPGELMAAHVAMERRGAKPAGGAA